ACCGAATCACCCGCGGATTTAAGTGGGGCGGATGcagatttcatatttttttttcttgcagatCAAATggatcaaattttttgaataaaaaaaacaattaacctGCGGATTGGCGGGTCAAACGGGACGGGTTTGACTCGCAACCTAGCTTTATCCATAGTCCATACGGCACTTACGAGAAAACTATGTTAGAggattaaaaacatttatattttgtaaacagtagttttcttaaataaaatataaaattcttaCACTATTATCGTAGTCTatctaaacaatataaaaacTTATATTTACCTTGAAAATAACTGCAAACCTATAGTCTATAAAAAagtaaagaattaaaaaaaaacatccaaaTAATTAGCATATTCTATAGAATAATTCCGATAAGGTTTAAtctaacaaacaaataaatcacAACTTAGATTTTACCGTATATTTGTATACATTCTTTTGTGATTTTAGATCTGCAAATTTGTTTCTGAAAATTACGTTGGCCTTTTTACCGTACCCATCTTAACGAATTTCACCTTTTCATATCTCTTTCTCCCATAGAAAATAGGACtagaattaaaattaaacaaatatagtAAGAGATGTTGCTGGTgctattaaaatatgataaaaccAAACCTTTGACTTTGTTAACAACTATTCCTCCATCTATATAATTAAGGCTAACCCACGAGACCAAAACCTTCTCCAAACCAAAAAAGTTTTTAAGTTCTTCTTTTGGGATTTGAAGATGAGATGTTCATGGCCGACACGCTTCACCTTCTTGATGGTCCTCACAGTCGTCATCGCCATGATTGCCGTGGCTTATGGATATTCATCTGTTTCTTCATCAAACCATAAGTTTCCTCATTACAAGTACAAAGCCCCAC
Above is a window of Brassica napus cultivar Da-Ae chromosome A10, Da-Ae, whole genome shotgun sequence DNA encoding:
- the BNAC09G44150D gene encoding uncharacterized protein BNAC09G44150D, which translates into the protein MRCSWPTRFTFLMVLTVVIAMIAVAYGYSSVSSSNHKFPHYKYKAPLPPTTYSPYRYFSPPPPPPVTDSDSAAYAQ